A DNA window from Mycobacterium sp. IDR2000157661 contains the following coding sequences:
- a CDS encoding threonine/serine ThrE exporter family protein: MEADQNGGMARRRRGMKVALRGRRDPASGAGQRRRASAGLGDQHTRKVLDLTIRLAEVMLSSGSGTADVVATAQDVAQAYQLTDCVVDVFVTTIFVSALPTVDSPPVTIVRAVAARSTDYSRLSELDELVGRITSGGVSVDDAHDGMDELSERPHPYPRWVATAGWAGFALGIAMLLGGNWLTCILAAFSSVLIDRVGRLLNRVGTPFFFLQAAGALIATLVAVAAYLFAGQGPTTLVATGIVMLLAGMTLVGSVQDALTGYMVTAVARLGDVLFLTAGIVAGILAGLQIAAVAGIEITLHVDATELFVIPNQPVTIALAVFGAGLAGACLTLASYARLRSVLIAGLVAAVAEAVLIVFGLAGFGPLVATGTAAVGVGLFATLISIRRQAPALVTATAGITPMLPGMAVFRSVFYFAVDKNFAEGAAQAMAAGVTALAIGSGVVMGELIGSPLRYRAGRIGDFFRVEGPPGLRRAIGRVVQLRPAEGPRAPRAAYQRSWSVALEPARADGADHDEHGESPSSYGEEGNAR; this comes from the coding sequence ATGGAAGCCGATCAGAACGGCGGCATGGCTCGCCGCCGCCGAGGAATGAAAGTCGCGCTGCGGGGACGGCGCGACCCGGCTTCGGGCGCCGGCCAGCGCCGCCGGGCCTCGGCCGGACTGGGTGATCAGCACACCCGCAAGGTGCTCGACCTGACGATCCGGCTCGCCGAGGTCATGCTCTCGTCGGGCTCGGGCACTGCTGACGTCGTCGCGACCGCGCAGGACGTCGCACAGGCCTACCAGCTCACCGACTGCGTCGTCGACGTCTTCGTCACCACCATTTTCGTGTCGGCGCTGCCCACGGTGGACAGTCCGCCGGTCACCATCGTGCGCGCGGTCGCGGCGCGGTCGACCGACTACTCGCGCCTCTCGGAGCTCGACGAGCTGGTCGGACGCATCACCTCCGGCGGTGTCTCGGTCGACGATGCCCACGACGGGATGGACGAACTGAGCGAACGGCCGCACCCCTACCCCCGCTGGGTCGCGACCGCGGGATGGGCGGGCTTCGCGCTCGGTATCGCGATGCTGCTCGGCGGCAACTGGCTGACGTGCATTCTGGCCGCGTTCTCCTCGGTGCTGATCGACCGGGTCGGCCGGCTGCTCAATCGCGTCGGCACTCCGTTCTTCTTCCTGCAGGCCGCGGGCGCGTTGATCGCGACCCTTGTCGCGGTGGCGGCGTATCTGTTCGCCGGTCAGGGTCCGACGACGCTGGTCGCCACCGGGATCGTGATGCTGCTCGCGGGCATGACCCTGGTGGGTTCGGTGCAGGACGCGCTGACCGGATACATGGTCACCGCTGTCGCCCGCCTCGGCGATGTGCTGTTCCTCACCGCGGGCATCGTGGCCGGCATCCTGGCCGGACTGCAGATCGCCGCGGTCGCCGGTATCGAGATCACGTTGCATGTCGACGCCACCGAGTTGTTCGTGATCCCGAACCAGCCGGTGACCATCGCCCTCGCGGTGTTCGGCGCCGGACTGGCCGGAGCCTGCCTGACCCTCGCCAGCTACGCCAGGCTGCGGTCGGTGCTGATTGCCGGGTTGGTGGCCGCGGTGGCCGAAGCCGTGCTGATCGTGTTCGGTCTCGCCGGCTTCGGCCCCCTGGTGGCGACGGGGACCGCCGCGGTCGGGGTCGGCCTCTTCGCGACGCTGATCTCCATCCGCAGGCAGGCGCCGGCCCTGGTGACCGCGACCGCGGGCATCACGCCGATGCTGCCGGGCATGGCCGTCTTCCGGTCCGTGTTCTATTTCGCGGTCGACAAGAACTTCGCCGAGGGTGCGGCCCAGGCGATGGCCGCAGGCGTCACGGCGCTCGCGATCGGGTCCGGCGTCGTCATGGGTGAACTGATCGGCTCGCCACTGCGGTACCGAGCCGGCCGCATCGGGGACTTCTTCCGGGTCGAGGGGCCACCGGGTCTGCGCCGTGCCATCGGCAGGGTCGTGCAACTCCGCCCCGCCGAAGGTCCGCGTGCGCCGCGTGCGGCCTACCAACGGTCCTGGAGTGTCGCGCTTGAACCGGCGCGAGCCGACGGGGCCGACCACGACGAGCACGGCGAATCGCCGAGTTCTTACGGCGAAGAGGGCAACGCGAGGTAA
- a CDS encoding LLM class F420-dependent oxidoreductase gives MNFGISTFVNDDTIDTVSLARAVEERGFDALAVAEHTHIPASRESAYPLGGDLPAIYYRTLDPFVTLAAAAAVTSSIELITGIALLIQRDPIITAKEAASIDVISGGRFTFGVGAGWNIEELRHHGTDPKTRGALLDERIEAVKALWTQEPAEYHGKYVDFDPSYSRPKPVQQPHPPILIGGDSDATVRRVIRHGAGWISNPLPVDRLAKRIDQMRSGAGHDVPLTTFGTPIDPDYWRALDDLGYGQLNLLLPTKPLDDSLRLLDEYAAKVAAYRG, from the coding sequence ATGAACTTCGGGATCTCCACCTTCGTCAACGACGACACCATCGACACGGTGTCGCTGGCACGTGCGGTCGAAGAGCGCGGCTTCGACGCGCTGGCCGTCGCCGAGCACACCCACATCCCGGCGAGCCGGGAATCGGCCTATCCGCTCGGCGGGGATCTGCCCGCGATCTACTACCGGACACTGGACCCCTTCGTGACGCTCGCCGCGGCCGCGGCGGTCACCTCCAGCATCGAGTTGATCACCGGTATCGCGCTGCTCATCCAGCGTGACCCGATCATCACCGCGAAAGAGGCCGCCAGCATCGACGTGATCTCGGGCGGGCGGTTCACCTTCGGTGTCGGCGCCGGATGGAACATCGAGGAACTACGCCACCACGGCACCGACCCGAAGACCCGCGGTGCGCTGCTGGACGAACGCATCGAGGCCGTCAAGGCGCTGTGGACGCAGGAACCCGCCGAATACCACGGCAAGTACGTCGACTTCGACCCGTCGTACTCACGTCCCAAGCCGGTGCAGCAACCGCACCCGCCCATTCTGATCGGCGGTGACTCCGATGCCACCGTCAGGCGGGTGATCCGGCACGGCGCCGGCTGGATCTCCAACCCGCTGCCGGTCGACCGGCTCGCCAAGCGCATCGACCAGATGCGCTCAGGCGCGGGCCACGACGTGCCGTTGACGACGTTCGGGACGCCGATCGACCCGGACTACTGGCGTGCGCTCGACGACCTGGGCTATGGCCAGCTGAACCTGCTGCTGCCGACCAAACCGCTCGACGACTCGCTGCGCCTGCTCGACGAGTACGCCGCCAAGGTCGCGGCGTACCGCGGCTGA
- a CDS encoding SDR family NAD(P)-dependent oxidoreductase produces the protein MSTFDGKVAVVTGAGSGIGRALAIGLSRRGARLAISDVDEEGLRGTAARVSAVGEEPHIDKLDVSDRAAVRDHAAAVADRYGVVHQLYNNAGVAGGAVPLAEGDYETYERIVDINLWGVIHGTKEFLPHLIASGDGHVVNISSLNGLMAQASMSAYCTTKFAVRGFTESLRAEMLAERHPVRVTVVHPGGIATNIATSAMAEAERAGREITEEQRRRAEAYNDKLLKMSPVRAAEIILAGVAANRPRVLVGTDAKGVDVLVRLLPRAHARLVLWWEKRTFG, from the coding sequence GTGAGCACCTTCGACGGCAAGGTTGCGGTGGTCACCGGTGCCGGCTCGGGCATCGGGCGGGCGCTGGCCATCGGGCTGTCCCGGCGTGGCGCCCGGTTGGCAATCTCCGATGTCGACGAGGAAGGCCTGCGTGGCACGGCGGCGCGGGTCAGCGCCGTCGGCGAGGAACCGCACATCGACAAGCTCGACGTCAGTGACCGCGCCGCGGTTCGCGACCATGCAGCCGCGGTGGCCGACCGCTACGGCGTCGTCCACCAGCTCTACAACAACGCAGGCGTCGCGGGCGGTGCCGTCCCATTGGCCGAGGGCGACTACGAGACATACGAGCGCATCGTCGACATCAACCTGTGGGGTGTCATCCACGGCACCAAGGAGTTCCTGCCGCATCTCATCGCGTCCGGAGACGGGCACGTCGTCAACATCTCCAGCCTCAACGGCCTGATGGCGCAGGCATCGATGTCGGCTTACTGCACAACGAAATTCGCGGTTCGCGGATTCACCGAATCGCTGCGTGCCGAGATGCTGGCCGAGCGCCATCCGGTGCGGGTCACCGTCGTGCACCCCGGTGGCATCGCCACCAACATCGCCACCTCGGCGATGGCCGAGGCCGAGCGCGCGGGGCGGGAGATCACCGAGGAGCAGCGCCGGCGGGCGGAGGCGTACAACGACAAGCTGCTCAAGATGTCACCCGTGCGAGCCGCCGAGATCATCCTCGCCGGTGTCGCGGCCAACCGCCCACGGGTGCTGGTGGGCACCGACGCCAAAGGTGTCGACGTCCTGGTCCGACTACTGCCGCGGGCACACGCGCGGCTGGTGCTCTGGTGGGAGAAACGCACATTCGGTTGA
- a CDS encoding flavin-containing monooxygenase, with protein sequence MRGGIVAEDDSIPPQRLPSHTHIAIVGSGFSGLGAAVRLDEAGHRDFLVLERGDDVGGTWRDNTYPGAACDVPSHLYSYSFALNPDWTRSFSTQSEIEEYIRGVARDAGVLDRHVFGCHVKRAAWQEQHHRWELSTSHGTMTADILIGAFGALAEPSLPAIPGIDDFGGELFHSAQWNHDADLTGKRVAVIGTGASAIQIVPAIADSVAHIDVYQRTAPWLLPRFDRPFTRAERWAFRNIPGVLRLARAGIYAAREVQVVGLAKNPRFMKLFELLSRAKIRAEIRDPELRRKVTPNFRIGCKRMLIANDWYPTLDHDHVDLVTDGIREIVGRSIVTKDGTVREVDAIVVATGFHVTDSPMFETICGSDGRSLSQTFTDKGMRAYKGTTIAGYPNMFVLVGPNTGLGHTSIVYMIESQLNYIVDAVDTMVNRGLSRIDVRQDAQDVYNDDMQDKLAGSVWMTGGCASWYLDDHGNNTTLWPDFTFRFRKQTRRFDIDAYETVSNHKAALEHS encoded by the coding sequence ATGCGAGGGGGCATCGTGGCTGAGGACGACTCGATCCCGCCGCAGCGCCTGCCCAGCCACACCCACATCGCCATCGTCGGCAGCGGCTTCTCCGGCCTGGGCGCGGCAGTGCGACTTGACGAGGCCGGGCACCGCGACTTCCTGGTGCTTGAGCGCGGCGACGACGTCGGAGGCACTTGGCGCGACAACACTTACCCGGGCGCGGCGTGCGACGTGCCGTCCCACCTGTACTCGTACTCGTTTGCGCTGAACCCCGATTGGACCCGGTCGTTCTCGACCCAATCCGAGATCGAGGAGTACATCCGCGGCGTGGCCCGCGACGCGGGCGTCCTCGATCGGCACGTCTTCGGGTGTCACGTCAAACGGGCCGCCTGGCAGGAGCAACACCATCGCTGGGAATTGTCGACCAGCCACGGCACGATGACCGCCGACATCCTGATCGGGGCGTTCGGCGCCCTGGCCGAACCTTCGCTGCCCGCCATCCCCGGCATCGACGACTTCGGGGGCGAACTGTTCCATTCCGCCCAGTGGAACCACGACGCGGACCTCACCGGTAAACGGGTCGCGGTCATCGGCACCGGGGCCTCGGCCATCCAGATCGTCCCGGCGATCGCCGACAGCGTCGCCCACATCGACGTCTACCAGCGCACCGCGCCGTGGCTGCTGCCCCGCTTCGACCGCCCCTTCACCCGCGCCGAGCGGTGGGCGTTCCGCAACATCCCAGGAGTGCTGCGGTTGGCGCGGGCGGGCATCTACGCCGCACGCGAAGTGCAGGTCGTCGGCCTGGCGAAGAACCCCCGGTTCATGAAGCTGTTCGAACTGCTCTCCCGCGCGAAGATCCGCGCCGAGATCCGCGATCCCGAACTGCGGCGCAAGGTGACACCCAACTTCCGCATCGGATGCAAGCGCATGCTGATCGCCAACGACTGGTACCCGACGCTGGACCACGACCACGTCGACCTCGTCACCGACGGCATTCGCGAGATCGTCGGCCGCAGCATCGTCACCAAGGACGGCACCGTGCGGGAGGTCGACGCGATCGTCGTGGCGACCGGGTTCCACGTCACCGACTCCCCGATGTTCGAGACCATCTGCGGCAGCGACGGGCGGAGCCTGAGCCAGACCTTCACCGACAAGGGCATGCGCGCCTACAAGGGCACCACGATCGCGGGCTACCCGAACATGTTCGTCCTCGTCGGGCCGAACACCGGGCTCGGCCACACGTCGATTGTCTACATGATCGAGTCCCAGCTGAACTACATCGTCGACGCCGTCGACACCATGGTGAACCGAGGCCTCAGCCGCATCGACGTCCGCCAGGATGCACAGGACGTCTACAACGACGATATGCAGGACAAGCTCGCCGGATCGGTGTGGATGACCGGTGGCTGCGCCAGTTGGTATCTCGACGACCACGGCAACAACACCACGCTGTGGCCCGACTTCACCTTCCGGTTCCGCAAGCAGACCAGGCGTTTCGACATCGACGCCTACGAGACGGTGTCGAACCACAAAGCAGCGCTGGAACACTCGTGA
- a CDS encoding oxygenase MpaB family protein: MLRSPGAPTAFRYPQASAGRARMQRRMRRVTGIDLFPSDAVARAFIAGLNVGDPVAERFVAETYHGELGARRARELVERAQRDGIDSVPEAPDSMRALFNEFEQLPDWVDPQLVDEGAAVWRRWAYALGALGNAGTNDTYTEGWLAVPLSLSGGYAGQRALHRYLETSRWWIEVCRPGALLTPGSPARTISLHVRIMHVSVRDRVRHHPEWDEQRWGLPISQSAMLLTLLGGSVAPAFGLFLLGHLTSPREMRAVLHFNRYCGHLVGVRCDGYFPETVADAWRILFMADAARSYDSGDSGSELVESFVPAFAPTSAHRGVQRLRAEYHYCVQAGYLGLYMLPWNRRRYRLPSAVPGILLLLLRSPVILALELARRVSPGVDRRWQQTNLRRWERWLQWQSAGKAAAFEAAVPLRR; the protein is encoded by the coding sequence ATGCTCCGATCGCCCGGTGCGCCCACCGCATTCCGGTACCCGCAGGCGAGCGCCGGGCGCGCCCGGATGCAGCGCCGGATGAGGCGGGTGACGGGGATCGACCTGTTTCCCTCCGACGCCGTCGCGCGAGCCTTCATCGCCGGTCTCAATGTGGGCGATCCCGTCGCGGAGCGGTTCGTCGCCGAGACGTATCACGGTGAACTCGGTGCCCGCAGGGCGCGTGAGCTGGTCGAGAGGGCGCAGCGCGACGGCATCGACAGCGTGCCCGAAGCGCCGGATTCGATGCGGGCGTTGTTCAACGAGTTCGAGCAGCTGCCCGACTGGGTGGACCCGCAGCTCGTGGACGAGGGGGCCGCCGTCTGGCGGCGGTGGGCCTACGCACTCGGCGCGCTGGGCAATGCCGGCACCAATGACACCTACACCGAAGGTTGGCTGGCGGTGCCGCTGTCACTGTCGGGCGGCTATGCCGGACAGCGGGCCCTGCACCGCTACCTCGAGACGTCGCGCTGGTGGATCGAGGTGTGCCGCCCCGGCGCGCTCCTCACTCCGGGTTCGCCTGCCCGCACGATCTCCCTGCACGTACGGATCATGCACGTCAGCGTCCGCGACCGGGTCAGGCACCACCCGGAATGGGACGAGCAGCGCTGGGGTCTGCCGATCAGCCAGTCGGCGATGCTGTTGACCCTGCTCGGCGGCAGCGTCGCACCGGCGTTCGGCCTGTTCCTGCTCGGCCACCTCACCTCGCCGCGGGAGATGCGCGCGGTCCTGCACTTCAACCGCTACTGCGGCCACCTGGTCGGCGTGCGCTGCGACGGCTACTTCCCCGAGACCGTCGCCGACGCGTGGCGCATCCTGTTCATGGCCGATGCCGCCCGCAGCTACGACAGTGGTGACAGCGGTTCTGAACTCGTCGAGTCGTTCGTCCCGGCCTTCGCGCCGACCTCGGCGCATCGCGGTGTGCAGCGCCTGCGCGCCGAGTACCACTACTGCGTGCAGGCCGGCTATCTCGGGCTGTACATGCTGCCGTGGAACCGCCGTCGATACCGGCTGCCATCGGCGGTGCCCGGAATCCTATTGCTGCTGTTGCGATCTCCCGTCATCCTCGCGCTCGAGCTGGCGCGACGGGTGTCGCCGGGGGTGGACCGCCGATGGCAGCAGACGAACCTGCGGCGCTGGGAGCGCTGGCTGCAGTGGCAGTCGGCAGGCAAGGCGGCGGCGTTCGAGGCTGCCGTGCCGCTGCGACGGTGA
- a CDS encoding rhodanese-like domain-containing protein — translation MNVQRIVSTVIWAVVAGALLCACSSTGDGPAPAAPPSETASGAHSGLLGPDEFASAIAEPDRVTINVHVPYQGDIPGTDVSIPFDQIADQAHRLPSSKDAALAVYCRSGAMSATAAETLHSLGYTDVVDLAGGMKAWATAGRPLVGG, via the coding sequence ATGAACGTGCAGAGGATCGTGTCGACGGTCATCTGGGCGGTGGTCGCCGGCGCGCTGCTCTGCGCATGCAGTTCGACCGGCGACGGGCCCGCCCCGGCCGCGCCCCCGTCCGAGACCGCGTCCGGTGCGCACAGCGGCCTGCTCGGTCCTGACGAATTCGCCTCGGCCATAGCCGAACCCGATCGGGTGACGATCAACGTGCACGTGCCCTACCAGGGTGACATCCCGGGCACGGACGTGTCGATCCCGTTCGATCAGATCGCCGATCAGGCACACCGGCTGCCGTCGAGCAAGGATGCGGCACTGGCCGTCTACTGCCGCTCGGGTGCCATGAGCGCGACGGCAGCCGAGACGCTGCACTCCCTCGGCTACACCGATGTGGTCGACCTTGCGGGCGGCATGAAGGCCTGGGCGACCGCAGGCCGTCCGCTCGTCGGAGGCTGA
- a CDS encoding alpha/beta fold hydrolase codes for MRADDGVPAPPKPPLMLLHGVTSSAAAWADVAPLLTGSHELIVPTAAGHRGGPALTGRASIAALVDVTERLLNSRGLDRVHLAGNSMGGWMAIELARRGRALSVCALSPAGFWTPGAADATRATATLRRMRSLSRLTRRVVSPAMKVALARRLAMRDVAVHGENLTPHQAAEAARDMVECAAAADLLGTQEMVEPLTPAPCPITLAWSARDRLFPPSINGEVARRRIPDAHYVELPDVGHVPMIDDPTLCAETILAATRRASAPAP; via the coding sequence GTGAGGGCCGACGATGGGGTTCCCGCGCCCCCGAAACCCCCGCTGATGCTGCTGCACGGCGTCACGTCCTCGGCGGCTGCGTGGGCCGACGTGGCGCCACTGCTGACCGGTTCTCATGAGCTCATCGTCCCGACGGCCGCGGGGCATCGCGGTGGTCCGGCACTGACGGGTAGGGCATCGATCGCAGCGTTGGTGGACGTGACGGAGCGACTGCTGAACAGCCGCGGCCTCGATCGGGTGCATCTGGCGGGCAACTCGATGGGTGGCTGGATGGCGATCGAACTCGCGCGCCGGGGAAGGGCTTTGAGCGTGTGTGCGCTCTCGCCCGCCGGGTTCTGGACGCCGGGCGCCGCGGACGCGACGCGAGCCACCGCCACACTCCGTCGCATGAGGTCACTGAGCCGGTTGACGCGTCGCGTCGTGTCACCGGCGATGAAGGTGGCACTCGCGCGCAGGCTGGCGATGCGCGATGTGGCCGTGCACGGCGAGAACCTGACACCCCACCAGGCGGCGGAGGCAGCGCGCGACATGGTCGAATGCGCCGCCGCCGCAGACCTTCTCGGCACACAGGAGATGGTCGAGCCCTTGACGCCGGCACCGTGTCCGATCACGCTGGCATGGTCCGCCCGGGACCGGCTGTTCCCGCCGTCGATCAACGGCGAGGTGGCCAGACGGCGAATACCCGACGCCCACTACGTCGAACTTCCCGACGTCGGCCATGTCCCGATGATCGACGACCCGACGCTGTGCGCCGAAACGATCCTCGCGGCGACGCGAAGGGCGAGCGCGCCTGCGCCCTGA
- a CDS encoding glycosyltransferase 87 family protein, with the protein MRRGGTIRVIAYVAAAMCSAVVSYRLVLQAVDDFQLDLAVFRDAGAAFLAGAPLYSADFPTSTGFRFIYPPFAAVLFAPMAHVSADVLQVLWAVVNIAAVWWILRTALHRLNFGKPGRVALLVLGPALLLEPVRANFAFGQINIMLMALVVADSLRAAPRRLRGAFIGLAAAIKLTPAGYALVLLARRDRTAVLTAAATFLVCAAVGFALLPRSSLYFWATEFFRDDRAGGHEFSRNQALTGPLARMGVEGPVKDVLWLTAAAAIAAGAYWAARRFAHNGEHVVSLGVVAVALLLAAPFAVNHHWVGCILLVPLLLAARYRAWRPLLATAFAVFLVGPHTALEHVASAPPWQVIALHVVGNAQFLCAGSLFIGALIVARRRGADRPAGYAAANPRALADADAR; encoded by the coding sequence ATGCGAAGAGGTGGAACGATTCGCGTCATCGCGTACGTCGCGGCGGCCATGTGCTCCGCCGTGGTGTCGTATCGGTTGGTGCTGCAGGCGGTTGACGATTTCCAGCTGGACTTGGCGGTGTTCCGGGATGCCGGCGCAGCGTTCTTGGCCGGGGCGCCGTTGTACTCTGCCGACTTCCCCACCTCGACGGGCTTCCGATTCATCTATCCGCCGTTCGCTGCGGTGCTGTTCGCGCCGATGGCGCACGTCTCAGCCGATGTCCTCCAGGTGCTGTGGGCGGTGGTGAACATCGCGGCCGTCTGGTGGATCCTGCGCACCGCTCTCCATCGCCTGAACTTCGGCAAACCAGGCCGCGTGGCTCTTCTCGTGCTCGGTCCGGCGCTGCTGCTCGAGCCCGTTCGCGCGAACTTCGCCTTCGGTCAGATCAACATCATGCTGATGGCGCTGGTGGTGGCGGACTCCCTGCGCGCCGCCCCCCGCCGGCTCCGCGGCGCGTTCATCGGGCTGGCCGCTGCGATCAAGTTGACCCCTGCCGGCTACGCCCTTGTGCTGTTGGCGCGTCGGGACCGGACCGCGGTTCTCACCGCCGCCGCAACGTTCCTGGTGTGCGCGGCGGTGGGGTTCGCGCTGCTGCCACGCAGTTCGCTCTACTTCTGGGCCACGGAGTTCTTCCGGGACGACCGCGCAGGCGGACACGAGTTCAGCCGAAACCAGGCCCTGACCGGCCCGTTGGCGCGCATGGGCGTCGAGGGTCCGGTCAAGGATGTGCTGTGGCTGACCGCGGCCGCCGCCATCGCCGCCGGGGCATATTGGGCAGCACGCCGTTTCGCGCACAACGGCGAGCACGTCGTCTCGCTGGGTGTGGTGGCAGTGGCCCTGCTGCTGGCCGCGCCGTTCGCCGTCAATCACCACTGGGTCGGCTGCATACTGCTCGTCCCCCTGCTGCTCGCCGCCCGCTACCGGGCGTGGCGGCCGCTCCTTGCAACCGCGTTCGCGGTCTTCCTCGTCGGGCCGCACACCGCTCTCGAGCATGTGGCTTCGGCGCCACCCTGGCAGGTGATCGCCCTACACGTGGTCGGCAACGCCCAATTCCTCTGCGCGGGAAGCCTCTTCATCGGTGCTCTGATCGTCGCACGGCGTCGCGGCGCGGACCGTCCGGCCGGGTATGCCGCTGCGAACCCGCGCGCACTCGCCGACGCCGACGCGCGTTGA
- a CDS encoding COG4315 family predicted lipoprotein, which translates to MATPNHPEVARPLRRGALLTSLVALGIAALTGCAAFANDATTTSTTVAPTAPLKTDASSTPNPIPANDRILPIGEVALAVDDRERLGEIIVDASGRTLYVFSRDGRNDPTCYGACADTWLPVLAKNDPTGAIGINVAEAGTAERGDGSNQATYRGQPLYRYAGDKINTDAKGQGLDLFGGEWHVLTQDGVPLA; encoded by the coding sequence ATGGCCACGCCGAACCATCCGGAAGTCGCCCGCCCGCTACGCCGGGGTGCGTTGTTGACGTCCTTGGTCGCGCTCGGCATCGCGGCGCTGACGGGCTGTGCCGCGTTCGCCAACGACGCGACGACGACATCCACGACCGTTGCACCCACGGCTCCGCTAAAAACCGACGCTTCCTCCACGCCGAACCCGATCCCGGCGAACGACCGAATCCTGCCCATCGGAGAAGTCGCCCTGGCCGTCGATGACCGCGAGCGGCTGGGCGAGATCATCGTCGACGCCAGCGGGCGCACCCTGTATGTCTTCTCGCGCGACGGGCGCAATGATCCGACGTGTTACGGCGCGTGCGCCGATACCTGGCTGCCGGTGCTGGCCAAGAATGACCCGACGGGCGCCATCGGCATCAACGTCGCCGAGGCAGGCACCGCCGAGCGCGGCGATGGCAGCAATCAAGCGACCTACCGCGGCCAACCGCTGTATCGCTATGCGGGCGACAAGATCAACACCGATGCCAAGGGACAGGGGCTGGACCTGTTCGGCGGTGAATGGCACGTCCTGACCCAGGACGGCGTTCCGCTGGCCTGA
- a CDS encoding acyl-CoA dehydrogenase family protein, with the protein MAEELADQPNRRAEELADQPNRRAEELAEFTFTDEQGQLRDAVRKFAAEHFAEDKVRGLMESDPPFDPKVWERLGGELGVLGLSVPEADGGVGGTLVDQAVAIEELGARLACGPLFGTVYLAIPALVAAASGAARDELLTDLVEGRRTAAVAVTDHAGVFDADAVTVTASADALSGKVTQVVDGGIVEVLLVAARGDDGVALYAVDAAASGVQRTPLATLDLTRSEANVTFSDAPAALIAGPDETQRVLDHALRVGAALLAVEQVGAAQHLLDLSVEYAKSRLQFGRPIGSFQAVKHRLANLLVDVEHARSVAYHAIWALTDGSDDPALATSIAQAVCSAASTHVANDTIQVHGGIGFTWEHQAHLYYKRAATNAVLLGSAEQHRDRVAAMVLDSAAADRVPRVADGLTG; encoded by the coding sequence GTGGCTGAGGAGCTTGCGGATCAGCCCAACCGTCGAGCTGAGGAGCTTGCGGATCAGCCCAACCGTCGAGCTGAGGAGCTTGCTGAGTTCACGTTCACCGACGAGCAGGGCCAATTGCGCGATGCGGTGCGCAAATTCGCCGCCGAGCACTTCGCGGAAGACAAGGTCCGCGGACTCATGGAGTCCGACCCGCCGTTCGACCCGAAGGTCTGGGAGCGGCTCGGCGGTGAGCTGGGAGTGTTGGGCCTGTCGGTGCCCGAAGCCGACGGCGGCGTCGGCGGCACGCTGGTCGATCAGGCCGTCGCCATCGAGGAGCTGGGGGCGCGGTTGGCATGCGGCCCGTTGTTCGGCACGGTCTACCTGGCGATCCCCGCCCTGGTCGCCGCTGCGTCCGGCGCTGCGCGCGACGAGTTGCTCACCGACCTGGTGGAGGGACGACGCACCGCGGCCGTCGCGGTGACCGACCATGCCGGTGTCTTCGACGCCGATGCAGTCACCGTGACAGCGAGCGCAGATGCGCTGTCGGGCAAGGTGACCCAGGTCGTCGACGGCGGCATCGTCGAGGTGCTCCTGGTCGCGGCCCGCGGCGACGACGGTGTTGCGTTGTACGCCGTTGACGCTGCGGCGAGCGGAGTTCAGCGCACGCCGCTGGCCACCCTCGACCTCACCAGGTCGGAGGCCAACGTGACGTTCTCCGACGCCCCCGCGGCGTTGATCGCCGGCCCCGACGAAACCCAACGAGTGCTCGACCACGCCTTGCGGGTCGGTGCGGCGCTGTTGGCCGTCGAGCAGGTCGGCGCCGCACAACACCTGCTCGACCTGTCGGTCGAGTACGCGAAGTCGCGGCTGCAGTTCGGCAGGCCGATCGGCTCCTTCCAGGCGGTCAAGCACCGGCTGGCGAACCTGCTCGTCGACGTCGAGCACGCCAGATCCGTTGCCTATCATGCCATCTGGGCGCTGACCGATGGCTCCGACGACCCGGCGCTTGCGACGAGCATCGCCCAAGCCGTCTGTTCGGCCGCTTCGACCCACGTCGCCAACGACACCATCCAGGTACATGGCGGGATCGGCTTCACCTGGGAACACCAGGCGCACCTGTACTACAAGCGGGCCGCCACCAACGCCGTGCTGCTGGGCAGCGCCGAACAGCACCGAGACCGGGTCGCCGCTATGGTTCTCGACAGCGCCGCGGCGGACCGGGTGCCCCGGGTGGCCGACGGCCTCACCGGCTGA